A genomic window from Anticarsia gemmatalis isolate Benzon Research Colony breed Stoneville strain chromosome 6, ilAntGemm2 primary, whole genome shotgun sequence includes:
- the LOC142973813 gene encoding sodium channel protein Nach-like, whose translation MFSERSYQAQIIQEDLHRSPKHDLKPKRKKSYESLKDKAKAYLKLFLETSSIHGLNHLVASRRQFFEIFLWLSIIFMSAFGSLYLSNMTWSRYQSSPTVVSMDRDMFAWNTTFPCVTICPNGIRNIDKKKLEIYLRNSPEENKTKLENFIIGLANATYKSFEYVPEYSDISPDKYIDLLLNLSLAFKPTLTIGVSNVMLTIVPTITEMGLCYAVNSRIAEYNSPEYRAANRWDIITNGKKSLFIHPLDGEVFAQVMNMSSPYSVFIHGPQEIPDITSKYQYSAEGYYMKLYVTALTVYTSEEASKLSVSQRRCRFPHENNLKHNSIYTYTMCRMECRIKLCLKHCQCIPHFYRRIGDEKICGVEGMHCLSKYKDELYTLQDKTGKRINCGCFPLCDDVNYVTQSNALQEWFLGTNLQWGMVTYPRMRYRRDIIFGFTDVLVAVGGMAGLFLGCSVLSFMEIVYFITLRLMCYTYGHSAKK comes from the exons ATGTTTTCTGAGCGTTCATATCAAGCTCAAATAATCCAAGAAGATCTTCACCGTTCTCCCAAACATGACTTGAAGCCAAAGAGGAAGAAATCTTACGAATCGTTGAAAGATAAGGCTAAGGCTTATTTGAAGCTGTTTCTGGAGACATCGTCTATCCATGGACTGAACCATTTGGTGGCTAGTCGAAGACAATTCTTTGAAAT ATTTCTCTGGCTATCCATCATATTCATGTCAGCATTCGGCTCCCTGTACTTGTCGAATATGACCTGGAGTCGTTACCAGTCCTCTCCTACCGTGGTCTCCATGGACCGAGACATGTTCGCGTGGAACACCACCTTCCCTTGCGTCACCATCTGTCCTAATGGCATCAGGAATATTGATAAGAAGAAACTTGAAATTTACCTCAG AAACTCCCCtgaagaaaacaaaacaaaattagaaAACTTCATCATAGGCCTTGCCAACGCTACTTACAAGAGCTTCGAGTACGTACCAGAGTATTCTGACATATCGCCGGACAAGTACATAGATTTGTTGCTCAACTTGTCGTTAGCTTTCAAGCCTACGTTGACGATCGGAGTGTCGAATGTTATGTTGACGATAGTTCCTACTATTACTGAGATGGGACTCTGTTATGCTGTCAATTCGAGGATTGCTGAGTATAATTCGCCGGA GTACAGAGCAGCCAATCGGTGGGATATTATAACAAACGGCAAGAAATCGCTATTCATCCATCCTCTTGATGGAGAAGTGTTTGCTCAGGTCATGAACATGTCTTCACCTTATAGT gtgTTCATTCATGGTCCTCAAGAGATACCAGACATAACTTCAAAGTACCAGTATTCAGCGGAAGGCTACTATATGAAGTTATACGTCACGGCTCTTACTGTGTACACCTCGGAAGAAGCTTCCAA GTTGAGTGTAAGCCAGCGTCGCTGTCGCTTCCCTCACGAGAACAACTTGAAGCACAACTCAATATACACATACACTATGTGTAGGATGGAATGTCGCATCAAACTGTGTCTCAAGCACTGTCAGTGTATACCACACTTTTATAGGAGGATTG gtgATGAAAAAATCTGCGGTGTCGAAGGCATGCACtgtttatcaaaatacaaaG ATGAGTTGTACACTCTACAAGATAAAACTGGGAAGAGAATCAACTGTGGTTGCTTTCCTTTATGCGATGATGTTAATTACGTCACTCAATCTAAT GCTCTTCAAGAATGGTTCTTGGGTACCAACTTACAATGGGGTATGGTCACATACCCTCGTATGAGATACCGGCGAGATATTATCTTCGGTTTCACTGATGTATTAG TGGCTGTGGGCGGCATGGCTGGCTTGTTCCTCGGCTGTAGTGTACTTAGCTTCATGGAGATTGTCTATTTCATCACACTCAGACTTATGTGTTATACCTATGGACATAGtgcaaagaaataa
- the LOC142973625 gene encoding uncharacterized protein LOC142973625: MKNIINENINRENELADNVIRNNLNRQRVAFMPLDANNPELRDFPQLTYDELLLFTLGIYHLKLAKSYCHEHMRPNGVYIMELYHRRELVENKILIRGRIQSRHIRAKRYYTYLLINPALQGRQSLEGYYCSCIHGRRTVGSCAHIASVVYFLSWAVYQDEFHTPAAFLDETILDLDAAE, encoded by the coding sequence atgaaaaatataataaatgagaaCATAAATAGAGAAAACGAATTGGCTGATAACGTGATTCGAAACAATTTAAACAGACAAAGAGTCGCATTCATGCCGCTAGATGCAAACAATCCCGAATTAAGAGATTTCCCACAATTGACTTACGACGAGCTACTTTTATTTACCTTGGGAATATACCATTTGAAACTGGCCAAATCTTATTGCCACGAACACATGCGGCCAAACGGAGTGTATATAATGGAATTATACCATCGCAGAGAAttggtagaaaataaaatattaatacgagGCAGAATACAGTCCCGTCACATAAGAGCAAAACGCTATTATACATATCTACTAATAAATCCGGCATTGCAGGGAAGACAAAGCCTCGAGGGCTATTACTGTTCCTGTATACACGGCCGCCGCACTGTTGGGAGTTGCGCGCACATCGCCAGTGTGGTATACTTTTTATCTTGGGCTGTATATCAAGACGAATTTCACACACCTGCGGCGTTTTTAGACGAAACTATTTTAGATTTAGATGCAGCAGAATAA
- the LOC142973843 gene encoding uncharacterized protein LOC142973843 — MKCVCLFVFVCLYLVESEPYEFHFPKSPDLKSRGMFFEDKPPVLKIWWRRVMDWDKYDPIIGYKIVIWEKKGVVETNVFTEAIPSDDPTPAPSIEDSKTNKTDDVPANPLEEPFILDVPATSCCKVTFDKIIPGVWYELSALAYTKKDQGPLSHHGFVKIIN; from the exons atgaagtgcgtttgtttgtttgtctttgtGTGCCTTTATTTGGTAGAAAGTGAACCGTATGAGTTTCATTTTCCAAAATCTCCTGATTTAAAATCCAGGGGAATGTTTTTCGAAGACAAACCTCCTGTGCTGAAGATTTGGTGGAGACGTGTCATGGATTGGGATAAGTATGATCCTATTATTGGTTATAAG ATAGTTATTTGGGAAAAGAAGGGAGTTGTTGAGACAAATGTTTTCACTGAAGCAATACCTTCAGATGACCCTACACCTGCGCCGTCTATTGAggattcaaaaacaaataaaactgatGAT GTTCCAGCCAATCCCTTAGAAGAGCCCTTTATATTAGATGTTCCTGCTACCAGCTGCTGCAAAGTGACATTCGACAAAATAATACCTGGAGTATGGTACGAATTGTCAGCGCTTGCTTATACGAAGAAAGACCAGGGACCATTGTCACACCATggatttgtaaaaataattaattga